Proteins from a genomic interval of Fusarium oxysporum Fo47 chromosome I, complete sequence:
- a CDS encoding fungal-specific transcription factor domain-containing protein, whose amino-acid sequence MPQRESSDVSSAGSPPAPKRRRRRPARCLSKTIPTPQTSTSAQSSTSIPPFTPRLRHVPEKTKLFGQTHWLHTAEKFPVSGNFHPVEIEPSWEDAKSDFYDALKEARILRFGLKKQNFPTLDQPIQDLRETLPSKVVCDELIACYLRTFEPLYRIVHIPSFQREYDRIWAGEETQAVPAISLVRLTLILALGTTFANFDTEEEMNQLWRLAQTWVQNAQWWLTGPNEKTTYNLDGLQIFCLLIIARQSTFNCRGATSWLSSGSLLRAAITMGLHRDPKLFVGLTLFQREFRARLWATVLELAVQSCLDLGLPLQLSEQDFDASIPSNYDDSDLESTSPGAPKPMDKFTDSYLQIMLAKSLPLRVEVIGLLNDFRQEKTYEKALALGSQLRTACRDVAAFFHSTQHNPMNIRKGSSIEANEFHRKLLDIHLRRFVMFLHRDFMLQARTDPRFYLSRKVCVESALVIASGSKGADFSLPMQVWDDLSRLSFVGRGLFKCALSFDAMLILAFEVITELQDESTPTHEPDILSEMAKATRAPMIKTLEEIYVQLRCMIVRGNLSLKRLLFSNAHLAHIRALEAGHPVKPAVHETVTSTLRDCVAMLRDIQAVTTPHESAITSDSLSSDFLGTDIFSNSNLIEWDISDLLGFPTVSKDGQSQWPVMD is encoded by the exons ATGCCGCAAAGAGAATCCTCGGATGTATCTTCTGCTGGAAGTCCCCCAGCTCCCAAACGTCGTCGAAGGCGACCCGCTCG CTGTCTTTCAAAAACTATTCCAACCCCTCAAACATCCACCTCAGCCCAgtcatcaacctcaatcCCCCCCTTTACACCCAGGCTGCGTCATGTACCTGAAAAGACGAAGCTATTTGGCCAAACACATTGGCTTCACACTGCAGAGAAG TTTCCTGTTTCAGGTAATTTCCATCCCGTCGAGATTGAGCCATCATGGGAGGATGCCAAATCCGACTTCTACGACGCTTTGAAAGAAGCTCGCATCCTACGTTTTGGTCTCAAGAAACAGAACTTTCCAACACTAGATCAGCCCATCCAGGACCTTCGTGAGACCTTGCCCTCCAAGGTGGTTTGCGATGAACTCATTGCTTGTTATCTCCGCACATTCGAACCCTTGTATCGCATCGTCCATATCCCCTCCTTTCAGAGGGAGTACGACCGGATATGGGCAGGCGAGGAAACACAAGCTGTACCGGCTATATCTCTCGTCAGACTGACCTTGATTCTTGCCCTTGGGACTACCTTTGCCAATTTTGACACGGAGGAAGAGATGAACCAGTTGTGGCGACTTGCGCAGACATGGGTTCAGAATGCCCAGTGGTGGCTCACAGGTCCAAATGAAAAGACCACTTACAATCTCGATGGTCTGCAGATATTCTGTCTGCTGATCATCGCCCGTCAATCGACCTTCAATTGTCGCGGAGCAACGTCATGGCTGTCCTCGGGCTCGCTACTGCGCGCCGCCATCACCATGGGCCTTCACCGCGATCCGAAGCTATTTGTTGGCTTGACACTCTTCCAAAGGGAGTTTCGAGCTCGACTATGGGCCACTGTGCTGGAGTTGGCTGTCCAGTCATGTCTAGATCTCGGCTTGCCACTGCAGCTTTCAGAACAAGACTTTGATGCTTCCATCCCATCCAACTACGATGACTCGGACCTAGAGTCAACTTCTCCAGGGGCACCAAAACCAATGGACAAATTTACAGACTCGTACCTGCAAATAATGCTCGCCAAATCTCTACCTTTGAGAGTTGAAGTCATAGGCCTACTGAACGACTTTCGACAAGAGAAAACATATGAAAAAGCACTAGCTTTAGGATCACAGCTGCGCACGGCGTGCCGAGATGTCGCCGCCTTCTTCCATTCAACACAACATAATCCGATGAACATAAGAAAGGGATCAAGCATTGAGGCGAATGAGTTCCATCGCAAACTTCTCGACATCCATCTTCGCCGGTTCGTTATGTTTCTTCACCGCGACTTCATGCTCCAAGCAAGGACCGATCCCCGGTTCTACCTTTCTCGCAAGGTGTGTGTTGAGTCTGCCCTGGTCATCGCTTCTGGGAGTAAAGGCGCCGACTTCAGCTTGCCGATGCAGGTATGGGATGACTTGTCTCGCTTGTCTTTCGTTGGACGTGGTCTTTTCAAGTGTGCATTGAGTTTTGATGCTATGCTCATCTTGGCCTTCGAGGTCATTACTGAACTTCAGGATGAGTCGACACCAACACACGAACCTGATATTCTCAGCGAGATGGCAAAAGCCACCCGTGCTCCCATGATCAAGACCCTCGAAGAGATATACGTGCAACTTCGCTGCATGATCGTACGGGGCAACCTCAGCCTTAAGAGACTTCTCTTCTCGAATGCTCACTTGGCACATATTCGAGCATTGGAAGCGGGCCATCCTGTGAAGCCAGCGGTACATGAGACTGTAACATCGACGCTCCGCGACTGTGTGGCAATGCTCAGAGACATCCAAGCAGTTACAACACCCCATGAATCAGCAATAACCTCGGATAGCTTGAGTAGTGACTTTCTTGGCACGGATATTTTCTCAAAT AGCAATCTTATTGAGTGGGACATATCCGACCTTCTCGGTTTCCCAACTGTTAGTAAAGACGGCCAATCTCAGTGGCCAGTTATGGACTAA
- a CDS encoding P-loop containing nucleoside triphosphate hydrolase protein yields MPPLKRTSSCTDIGFTLRRQFHKEDFRPHQREIIEAALDGFDVYVQAATSFGKSLCFQLPAVIDQGITIINQVEALKASGIEANFYSSITPYDDRRRIERDLESGHPRTRLLYVTPELCSGSRFRERLQLVYKQKEFARIAIDEAHCVSEWGHDFRKDFKRLSWFRDTFPDVPIMCLTATANPQVRQDVLSILKLDQTPERTREFLMNPQRQNLHLEIRYTKDEEDNRLQDFLRWINAVYDRRKHGERKAELEQVNERVESVPGIIYTISRDECESLAASLRSEGIGAMPFHARLTKEVKEETLARWINNESGYDIIVATTAFGMGIDKNNVRFVVHWRIPKSFEGYYQEAGRAGRDGNASYCFLYYSREDLERVTRLIRSDAKAETNQIARLKSLQALAQYCEDTDKCRHAAICKYFGESSTPDCDFACDWHKDPQELEMRFMRGLASEEWVSTQAMQGTYDDGYYDE; encoded by the exons ATGCCACCTTTGAAAAGAACAAGCTCATGCACAGACATTGGCTTTACTCTTCGTCGCCAATTTCACAAGGAAGATTTCAG GCCTCACCAGCGTGAAATCATCGAAGCTGCTCTCGACGGCTTTGACGTTTACGTCCAAGCAGCCACGTCCTTTGGTAAAAGTCTTTGCTTTCAGCTACCAGCAGTCATCGACCAAGGCA TTACCATA ATCAACCAAGTTGAAGCCCTAAAAGCCTCAGGTATCGAAGCCAACTTTTACAGCAGCATAACTCCTTATGATGATCGGCGCCGCATTGAGCGCGATCTGGAGAGCGGGCATCCAAGGACCAGGCTATTGTATGTCACGCCCGAGTTATGTTCTGGCTCACGGTTTCGCGAACGGCTGCAGCTAGTCTACAAGCAAAAGGAGTTTGCACGTATCGCCATTGACGAAGCTCATTGTGTGTCAGAATGGGGCCATGACTTTCGAAAAGACTTCAAACGTCTATCTTGGTTTCGAGACACTTTCCCAGATGTACCAATAATGTGTCTTACTGCTACGGCAAACCCGCAGGTTCGGCAAGACGTACTATCTATTTTAAAACTCGATCAAACTCCAGAAAGAACAAGAGAGTTTTTGATGAACCCTCAACGTCAAAACTTGCATCTTGAAATTCGGTACACCaaggacgaagaagataacCGCCTACAGGATTTTCTACGATGGATTAACGCTGTTTACGACCGTCGTAAACATGGTGAGAGAAAGGCAGAACTCGAACAGGTGAATGAAAGAGTCGAAAGTGTTCCTGGGATTATATACACTATATCTCGGGATGAATGCGAGTCCCTGGCAGCCTCCCTTCGTTCAGAAGGCATTGGGGCCATGCCTTTTCATGCCAGGCTCACCAAGgaagtcaaagaagaaacacTCGCCCGGTGGATAAATAACGAGTCTGGGTACGATATCATTGTTGCCACGACCGCCTTCGGCATGGGTATTGACAAGAATAACGTACGTTTTGTTGTTCACTGGCGTATTCCCAAGTCTTTCGAAGGCTACTACCAAGAAGCTGGCCGTGCTGGCCGAGATGGCAATGCAAGCTATTGCTTTCTTTACTACAGCCGAGAAGACCTGGAGCGCGTCACGAGATTGATCAGATCCGATGCCAAAGCTGAGACGAATCAGATCGCCAGACTCAAGAGTTTGCAGGCGTTGGCTCAATACTGCGAAGACACTGATAAGTGTCGACATGCTGCCATATGCAAATACTTCGGAGAATCTAGCACGCCGGACTGCGACTTTGCTTGTGATTGGCACAAGGATCCCCAAGAACTTGAGATGAGATTTATGAGGGGCTTAGCAAGTGAAGAATGGGTGAGCACGCAGGCGATGCAGGGCACTTATGATGATGGGTATTATGACGAGTAA